The Streptomyces sp. NBC_00224 genome contains the following window.
CGTACGCCACGACCCAGTCGGGGTGCACGCGCGCGGGGTGGGTCGGCACCAGCCGGGACGGGTCGGTGTGGTTGGCCACCCGGTACGGGTTGAACCAGGCGTGCAGCTCAAGGCGGCGCCGGTGGGCCTCGCGGACGGCCGTGCCCAGCGGGTCCCAGCCCGGGTCCTGGCCCTGGACGCCGCTCAGATACTGGGCCCACGGCTCGTACGGCGAGGGCCACAGGGCGTCGGCGGTGGGGCGGACCTGGAGCGCCACCACGTTGAGTCTTCGCTCCGCCGCCCGGTCGAGGTGGGCGAGGAGCTCGGCCTCCTGCCGGTCCGGGGGCAGACCCGGTTGTGAGGGCCAGTCGAGGTTGGACACCGTCGCCAGCCACATCCCGCGGAACTCCAGGGGCCGGGGCGGGTTCCAGGGGCGGGCCGGGCCTGGGGTCGCCAGGACCCCGGGCGCACCCTCCGCGGCACTGGCCGCACCCGCTGTGACCAGCCCGTTCATCGCGCCCGCCGTTCCGGCCGCGAGGGTCCCCGCCAACAGTCCCCGTCGAGTGATCCGTCCCACTTGATGACCCCCTCGTCGCTACGAATGTCCGGTGTTGCGCACAGCATGCCCGCCCCACCCCGTGATCCACACGCAGGCGCGGAGTAACGTCGTGGGCCGGGACGGGCGCCGGAATCACACGGGGGACCCGCCAGGACTTTTCTGTCAGAAGCGAAAGGCACGATGTGACCGACATCGAACGCGTCGGAGTGGTGGGCTGCGGCCAGATGGGGGCCGGCATCGCGGAGGTCTGCGCCCGCAGCGGCTTGGACGTGAGGGTCGCCGAGACCACCGGCGAAGCCCTGGAGATCGGCCGTACCCGGCTGCACAACTCCCTTTCGAAGGCCGCCGAGCGCGGCAAGATCACCGAGCAGGAGCGCGACGAGACGCTCGCCCGGCTGAGCTTCACCACCGACCTCGGCGAGTTCGCCGACCGCGATCTCGTCATCGAGGCCGTGGTCGAGAACGAGCAGATCAAGACCGAGATCTTCCAGGTGCTCGACCAGGTGGTGACCCGCCCGGACGCGATCCTGGCCTCCAACACCTCCTCCATCCCGCTGGTGAAGCTCGCGGTCGCGACCTCGCGGCCCGACCAGGTCATCGGCATCCACTTCTTCAACCCGGCCCCGGTGCAGAAGCTCGTCGAGCTGATCCCGGCGCTCACCACCTCCGAGGGCACCCTCAGCCGGGCCCAGGCCATGGTGGAGAAGGTCCTCGGCAAGCACGCGATCCGCGCCCAGGACCGCTCGGGCTTCGTGGTCAACGCCCTCCTCATCCCGTATCTGCTCTCCGCGATCCGGATGTTCGAGTCGGGCATCGCCAGCCGCGAGGACATCGACAACGGCATGGAGCTGGGCTGCGCCCACCCGATGGGCCCGCTCAAGCTGTCCGACCTCATCGGCCTGGACACGGTCGCCTCGGTGGCGGACTCGATGTACGACGAGTTCAAGGAGCCGCTGTACGCGGCGCCGCCGCTGCTGCAGCGCATGGTGGACGCGGGGCGTCTGGGCCGCAAGACCGGGTCCGGTTTCTACTCGTACTCCTGAGCACACCTGCGTACATCGGGGACTTGTCGTCGCCGGGCCCGGCTCCTCTGCGTGAGGGCCGGGCCCGCCGCGTTCACACCCGGTGTGCGGCGCGAGCACGCATATGCTCTTCGCACACTCTCCCGCCCCTGGAACAGGGCGAGTTGACTCCTTGGCGAAAAGTCAATGGCATTCCGCCACAACGACGAAGGAGCCTCGCCGTGCCGAGCGACCCCGGCCATCCGATGGCCGTCGACGAACTGTTCGAGTTACGCCGTTCCCTGGAAGTGGGCCTGGCCCGCATCGATGGACAGCTGACACTGCACACCCACCGCGACGACCAGAGCGAACGCGAACTGACCGACCTGGGCGTGCGGGTGGCGTCCCTGGAACACACGAGGTGGCCGCTGCCCGCGCTCACGGTGCTCACCGCCCTCGGCGCGCTGACCGTGGCGGTGTGGCAGGCGCTGGGGCGGTGAGCGGGTGACGGCGGATCAGCCGTCGCCGAGCCGCATGTGGTGCAGGAGCAGGAGCCCGGCCGCCATGTTGGCGGCCGGGACCTCGCCGCGGGCGATCATGTCGGGTACCAGCTTGAGCGGTATCCACTCGCGCCGCGACGACTCGAAGTCGTCCTCGGGGTGGCCGATGTACTCGGCCGACTCCGACCAGTAGAGGTGGTGCCGGGCGTCGATGAGTCCGTTGGCGGGCTCGACGGTGAGGAGATGGCGCAGCGGGCCCGGCCGCCACCCGGTCTCCTCCTCCATCTCGCGGGCGGCCGCGGCCGCGATGTCCTCGCCGTCCTCGACGACCCCGGCGGCCAGCTCCCAGCCCCAGCTGTCGGTGATGAACCGGTGCCGCCACAGCAGCAGCACCTCGTTGGCCTCGTTGACGACGGTGGCCACGGCGACCGGGCGGAGCCGGATCACGAAGTGGTCGAGGTGCCGCCCGTCCGGGAGGGCGACGTCGGCGAGATTGACGCGGAACCAGCGGTTCTCATACACAGTTTGTTCACTCAGGTTCGTCCACTGCACGTTTTTGCCACCTTCCGACAAGTAGATGGCAATATCGCAGCAGGCGCACGCTCACAGGGGAACGCGCAGCGCCCCGTCGATCAGCTCGGCGGCTTCGTCGGCGCCGGCGCAACCGCTCTCCACCAGATGCTCGCGTACGACGCGCAACCGGTCGCGCAACCGCTGCGACTCCATCCCCCGGGCCCGCTCGGCCATCTCGACCGCCGTCGCGACGGCCCGGTCCGCCTCGCCCTGCCGGAGCTCGATCTGCGCGAGCATCGCAAGCCGGTGCACCCTGCCCCGGTCGTGCGAGGGGGCGCGCGCGGCCAGTCCCGCCTGCTCGCGCGCGGCCGGCAGATCGCCCAGCCGCAGCAGGGCCTCCGCCACCTGGACGTTGACCAGGCCCGGCTGGACGTAGCCGGTCTCGGCGGGTTCGTTCTTCGGCCGGATCCGCTCGGCCGCCCGCTCGGCGCCGCGGATCGCGCCGAGCGCGCTGCGCCCGTCGCCGAGGTGCGCGTACGCCTTCGCCTGCATCGCGTGCAGATCCGCGGCCAGCGCCGGAGTGAGCTGGTGGCCCGCCGTCCGCAGCGCCGCCTCCGCGAACGCGACCGCCTGGCGGTAGTCGTGCATGTACAGCGACTGGTTGACGAGCAGGGCGATCACATACGCGCCGAGCCCCCGGTCCCCGCTCGCCTTCGCCAGCCGCAGCGCCTGGTGGAAGTAACGCTGGGCCAGGCCCTGGGCGTTGGAGTCGTACGCGCAGATCCCGGCGATCGCGACCAGCCCCCCGGTCGCCCGGTGCAGCTGGCGGCCGGTCCGGTCGGTGTAGCAGCCGCGCAGCAGCGGCGCGGTCTCGGAGTTGAGGAAGCCCACGATGCGCGAGCGGGTGGCGATGCCCCCGGCCTTGCGGTACATCAGCTCGTAGTGCGCGCGGGCCGACCGCAGCATCTCGATGTCGCTCTCGCTCACCGCGGTCTGGCCGTGCCGTGACACATCGGTGTCCTCCGGCGGGTTCTCCCACTCCCACACCGGCATCACGGCCGGGGTGCCGGTGACCGCGGGCGCGCCCAGTATGTGCGGGCGCTGCTGCTCGTCGGAGCGCCACAGGGCGGTGGCGCGCTCCACGAACCCGGCGAGCGGCGAGCCGACCGGCGCGACCGGCTCGCCCGGCACGCCGAGCCCGATGTCGTCGAGGGTGACCGGCCGGTGCAGCCGGACCGCGAGCACCTCGCAGATCAGATCGGGCACCTGGCCGCGCGGCCGCTGGCCCTTCAACCACCGTGCCACCGCGGTGTGTTCGTACCTCAGTGCCAGCCCTCTGCCACGGCCGGCCTGGTTCACATGGGCCGCGAGCCCGGCGTTGGAGATGCCGGCCTCGTCGACCAGCGCGTCGAGCAGGGTATTGGGCTGCATCAGGCCCTCCGTTGGCTCGGTGCGCCCAGCGTAGACGAGGCGCGTTCACACGGGGTGTGAAGGGAGTACTCGCATTTATGCGCCGCGCACTCTGCCGCGAGGAAGCGGCTGCCGATTGACTGAACTGCCTCTCCACAGAGGCGTGCTGGGCCGCCGGCTCCCCCTCGTACAGTGCGGCGGCCCGCTCCCGGCGCCGCCGGTCCTGCCGAACTGCCCGTCACTCCGCGGCAGGACCGACGGCGCACGCCCGACCGGCTCAGCGCCGCGCCCGCGCGGTCGGGACGGCCGCGGTCTGTGCGGGCACGCGCACCCGGTCGTTGCGCAGCACCATCAGCGCCACGTCGTCGGCGAGCCGTCCGCCGGTGTGCCGCAGCAGCTCCCGCTGTACGCAGTGGACCACCGCGGCGGGTGACAGCGGGGTGTCCAGGGCCGCCCGGGCGAGTACTTCCTGCAGCCGGAAGAACCGCCCGGCGCGGTCCCGGGCATCCTCGGCGCCGTCCGTGTGCAGACACAGGGCCTCCCCGGGCAGCAGCCGGGTGCAGCGGTGCAGCGGCAGTTCGGCGGGGAGGGGGAAGGAGCCGAGCGGGGGCAGCGGGTCGCCGGGCAGCAGCGGCTCGGCGCCGCCGCACAGCCGGTAGGGCCACGGATGGCCGCAGTTGAGGGCGAGCACCAGGCCGTCGTCCCGGATCTCCAGGAGCAGTACGGTCACGAACTCCTCGGCGAGCGGGCTCTCGGGCTCGCCCGCGCAGCAGGCCGGATGCTCGCCGCGGGCCCGCTCGCGCAAGTGCCGTTGCAGCGCCCGGTCCAGGCGCCGCAGCACGCCCGCGAGGTCCGGCTCGTCGTGGGCGGCCTCGCGGAAGCTGCCGAGCACCGCCGCGACCGCGCCGAGCGGGCCGAGGCCATGCCCGCGCACATCGCCCATGATCACGCGCACCCCGTACGGCGTGGCCATCACCTCGTACAGATCGCCGCCGACCACCGCGCCCCGGGCCGCACAGAGCTGTCCGGCGGCCACGGTGAGCCCGTCGAGGCGGGGCGGCGGCGGCCGCAGCAGCACCCGCTGGGCGGCGTCGGCCACCTCCTGCACCTGCCGCAACTCCCGTGCCGCGCCCAGCCGTACGCCGTGCACCAGACAGATCACCGCGAGCAGGAAGGCCACGCAGGTGGCGATCCGCAGGCCCATGGACTCGTCGGTGGCCAGCGGGCAGGTCAGCTGCCAGCCCACCACCAGGGCCAGCCACAGGCCGGGCAGCGCGAGGGCGAGGCCCCGGCCCGTACCGAGGGCGCTCGCGCAGGCCGCCGTCCAACTCCTGGTACGGATCATGCCGTCGGCCCCCCTAGGCCTCTGCACCGTTCACCCCTGTACCGGCTGTCACCGGTTGCCCCGGCCTTCACGACCGGATTGATTCTGTCGACGGTGCGCCCCCTTTTGCGTACATCGCTCCCTCTTCTCACCCGAACGAGTGAGAACACGTGAGGACATGTGCGAAGGGCGCATCCGGAGATCCGGATGCGCCCTTCAGAGGTCCTGCCTGCCGGCGGGTTATGCCCCGCGGAGCACCGCGCCCGTGCGCTCGGCGGCCAGGGCCACCGCCGCGTCGCGGGCGGCCGAGGCCTCCTCGACGGTCAGCGTGCGGTCGGCGGCGCGGAAGCGCAGCGCGTACGCCAGCGACTTCTTGCCCTCACCGATCTGCTCGCCGGTGTAGACGTCGAACAGCCGGATGGACTCCAGGAGTTCACCGGCGCCGCCGCGCAGGAAGTACTCGACGACGGCGGACGGGACCTCCGTGTCGACGACCAGCGCCACGTCCTGGGTGGCCACCGGGAAGGTGGAGATCCGCGGCGCCTGCAGGGCGCCCTCTCCGGCCTTCGCGAGCAGGTCCAGGTCGAGCTCCATGGCGCAGGTGCGCTCGGGCAGGCTCAGCGCCTTGACCACGCGCGGGTGCAGCTCGCCCGCGTGCCCGATGACGACGATCTCGCTGTCGATGACGACGGCGAGCTCGGCGCACCGGCCCGGGTGCCACGGCCCGTACTGGCCCTGCTGGACGATGAGTTCGGCGCCGGCCTCGTGGGCCAGGGTCCGGGCGGCCTCGACCGCGTCGGCCCAGTCCGCCGGGCGGCCCTTGCCCCACCAGCCGGCCTGCTCGCGCGCACCGGCGAGGACCACGGCCGCGTGCCGGGGCTGCGAAGGCAGCACGGCGTCGAGCGCGGCGATCTCCTCGTCGGTGGGACGGCGGTCGACGGGCAGCTGGACGGCGACGCCCTGCCGCTCGGCGGGCTGGAAGACCAGACCGGTCTCGAAGAGGGCCAGGTCGTGGCTGCCACGGCCGTCGTTGCGGCGCAGCGAGGTGAGCAGCCCCGGCAGCAGCGTGGTGCGCAGCGCCGGCTCCTCGTCGTTGAGCGGGTTGACCAGCTTCACGACGCGGCGGGCCGGGTCAGCGGCCTCCAGGCCCAGCTGGTCGAAGACCTGCTCGGAGACGAACGGGTAGTTCAGCGCCTCGACGTAGCCGGCCCCGGCGAGCGCGCGGCCCGCCCGGCGGTGCAACCGCTGGCGCTCGGTCAGACCGCGGCCGGCGGGCGGCTTCGGCAGGGTGGAGGGCAGGTTCTCGTACCCCTCCAGCCGGATGACCTCTTCGGCGAGGTCGTTCGGCTCGGTGAGGTCGGGGCGCCACGAGGGCACGGTGACGACGAGCTCGTCCTGCCCGTAGACGTCGCAGCCGATCTCCTGGAGGCGGCGCACCACGGTCTCGCGGCCGTAGTCGACGCCCGCCACGCGGTCCGGGTGGTCGGCGGCGACCGAGATGGTGCGCGGCGCGGAGGGCGCGATGACCTCGGTGACGCCGGCCTCGGCGGTGCCGCCCGCGAGCAGCACGAGCAGGTCGACGGTCCGCTGGGCGGCCGCGGAGGCGGCCTGCGGGTCGACGCCGCGCTCGAAGCGCTTGGACGCCTCGGAGGACAGCTTGTGGCGGCGCGCGGTGCGGGCGATGGCGACCGGGTCGAAGTGCGCGGCCTCGATGACCACCTCGGTGGTGCCCCTGACCTGTCCGGTCTCCGGGTCGGTGACCGAGTCGGCGATCTCCGTGTTGGCGCCGCCCATCACACCGGCCAGGCCGATCGGGCCCCGGTTGTCGGTGATGACCAGGTCGGCGGCGTCCAGCTTGCGCTTGGCGCCGTCGAGGGTGGTGAGCACCTCGCCGGGCTCGGCGCGGCGAACGCCGATGGTGCCGTCGACCCGCGTGCGGTCGTAGGCGTGCAGCGGCTGGCCGAGCTCGATCATCACGTAGTTGGTGACGTCGACGGCGAGCGAGATCGGCCGCATGCCGGCCTTCTGGAGGCGGCGCTGGAGCCAGATCGGCGAGCGGGCCTCGGGGTCGAGGCCGCCCACGGTGCGCGCGGTGAAGCGGTCGCAGCCGATCGGGTCGGCGCTCTTCACCGGGTAGCCGTACGAGTTGGGCGCGGGCACGTCGAGCAGCGCCGGGTCGCGCAGCGGCAGGCCGTACGCGATGGCGGTCTCGCGGGCCACGCCGCGCATCGACAGGCAGTCGCCGCGGTTGGCGGTGACGGCGATGTCCAGGACCTCGTCGACGAGCTCAAGGAGCTCGATGGCGT
Protein-coding sequences here:
- a CDS encoding NUDIX domain-containing protein, whose amino-acid sequence is MQWTNLSEQTVYENRWFRVNLADVALPDGRHLDHFVIRLRPVAVATVVNEANEVLLLWRHRFITDSWGWELAAGVVEDGEDIAAAAAREMEEETGWRPGPLRHLLTVEPANGLIDARHHLYWSESAEYIGHPEDDFESSRREWIPLKLVPDMIARGEVPAANMAAGLLLLHHMRLGDG
- the pheT gene encoding phenylalanine--tRNA ligase subunit beta, which produces MRVPLSWLREYVDLPATETGRDVQAKLVSAGLEVETVEQLGGGLKGPLVVGKVLTIEELEGFKKPIRFCTVDVGTANGTGEPQEIVCGARNFQVGDKVVVVLPGAVLPGDFAIAARQTYGKTSHGMICSGDELGMGDDGTGGIIVLPPEHEAGTDAIELLELVDEVLDIAVTANRGDCLSMRGVARETAIAYGLPLRDPALLDVPAPNSYGYPVKSADPIGCDRFTARTVGGLDPEARSPIWLQRRLQKAGMRPISLAVDVTNYVMIELGQPLHAYDRTRVDGTIGVRRAEPGEVLTTLDGAKRKLDAADLVITDNRGPIGLAGVMGGANTEIADSVTDPETGQVRGTTEVVIEAAHFDPVAIARTARRHKLSSEASKRFERGVDPQAASAAAQRTVDLLVLLAGGTAEAGVTEVIAPSAPRTISVAADHPDRVAGVDYGRETVVRRLQEIGCDVYGQDELVVTVPSWRPDLTEPNDLAEEVIRLEGYENLPSTLPKPPAGRGLTERQRLHRRAGRALAGAGYVEALNYPFVSEQVFDQLGLEAADPARRVVKLVNPLNDEEPALRTTLLPGLLTSLRRNDGRGSHDLALFETGLVFQPAERQGVAVQLPVDRRPTDEEIAALDAVLPSQPRHAAVVLAGAREQAGWWGKGRPADWADAVEAARTLAHEAGAELIVQQGQYGPWHPGRCAELAVVIDSEIVVIGHAGELHPRVVKALSLPERTCAMELDLDLLAKAGEGALQAPRISTFPVATQDVALVVDTEVPSAVVEYFLRGGAGELLESIRLFDVYTGEQIGEGKKSLAYALRFRAADRTLTVEEASAARDAAVALAAERTGAVLRGA
- a CDS encoding 3-hydroxybutyryl-CoA dehydrogenase, whose amino-acid sequence is MTDIERVGVVGCGQMGAGIAEVCARSGLDVRVAETTGEALEIGRTRLHNSLSKAAERGKITEQERDETLARLSFTTDLGEFADRDLVIEAVVENEQIKTEIFQVLDQVVTRPDAILASNTSSIPLVKLAVATSRPDQVIGIHFFNPAPVQKLVELIPALTTSEGTLSRAQAMVEKVLGKHAIRAQDRSGFVVNALLIPYLLSAIRMFESGIASREDIDNGMELGCAHPMGPLKLSDLIGLDTVASVADSMYDEFKEPLYAAPPLLQRMVDAGRLGRKTGSGFYSYS
- a CDS encoding PP2C family protein-serine/threonine phosphatase; the protein is MIRTRSWTAACASALGTGRGLALALPGLWLALVVGWQLTCPLATDESMGLRIATCVAFLLAVICLVHGVRLGAARELRQVQEVADAAQRVLLRPPPPRLDGLTVAAGQLCAARGAVVGGDLYEVMATPYGVRVIMGDVRGHGLGPLGAVAAVLGSFREAAHDEPDLAGVLRRLDRALQRHLRERARGEHPACCAGEPESPLAEEFVTVLLLEIRDDGLVLALNCGHPWPYRLCGGAEPLLPGDPLPPLGSFPLPAELPLHRCTRLLPGEALCLHTDGAEDARDRAGRFFRLQEVLARAALDTPLSPAAVVHCVQRELLRHTGGRLADDVALMVLRNDRVRVPAQTAAVPTARARR
- a CDS encoding transcriptional regulator gives rise to the protein MQPNTLLDALVDEAGISNAGLAAHVNQAGRGRGLALRYEHTAVARWLKGQRPRGQVPDLICEVLAVRLHRPVTLDDIGLGVPGEPVAPVGSPLAGFVERATALWRSDEQQRPHILGAPAVTGTPAVMPVWEWENPPEDTDVSRHGQTAVSESDIEMLRSARAHYELMYRKAGGIATRSRIVGFLNSETAPLLRGCYTDRTGRQLHRATGGLVAIAGICAYDSNAQGLAQRYFHQALRLAKASGDRGLGAYVIALLVNQSLYMHDYRQAVAFAEAALRTAGHQLTPALAADLHAMQAKAYAHLGDGRSALGAIRGAERAAERIRPKNEPAETGYVQPGLVNVQVAEALLRLGDLPAAREQAGLAARAPSHDRGRVHRLAMLAQIELRQGEADRAVATAVEMAERARGMESQRLRDRLRVVREHLVESGCAGADEAAELIDGALRVPL